One Rhipicephalus microplus isolate Deutch F79 chromosome 4, USDA_Rmic, whole genome shotgun sequence genomic window carries:
- the LOC142814118 gene encoding uncharacterized protein LOC142814118: protein MLCTDTHASAKFWHKKTCDTFCFVAGILKDTRLYENIVKVARGNKYVIYGDPAYPLKPLLLKPYGGARLQPYQAHFNKCMSTVRQAVEWGFGKVAADFAFVDFHKNLKVTCQRVGRMYKVATLLTNCRTCLYDSQVSMYFGLEPPSLGDYLVPFN, encoded by the coding sequence ATGCTGTGCACTGACACTCATGCATCAGCCAAGTTCTGGCATAAGAAAACTTGTGACACCTTTTGTTTTGTTGCAGGCATACTGAAAGACACCAGGCTGTACGAGAACATTGTCAAGGTAGCCAGGGGTAACAAATATGTCATTTATGGAGACCCGGCCTACCCATTAAAGCCTCTGCTCCTGAAGCCTTATGGAGGTGCCCGCTTGCAGCCCTACCAGGCGCACTTCAACAAGTGCATGAGCACTGTACGGCAGGCTGTTGAGTGGGGCTTTGGTAAAGTGGCTGCAGACTTTGCATTTGTGGACTTCCACAAGAACTTGAAAGTGACGTGTCAGAGAGTGGGAAGGATGTACAAGGTCGCAACACTTCTCACCAACTGCCGCACCTGCCTGTACGACAGCCAGGTGTCTATGTACTTCGGCCTTGAGCCACCCTCACTCGGTGACTATTTAGTTCCTTTTAACTGA